TATTCCCCGACAAGATCCCGTGTCCCGCGAAAACTCTCCGGGCGTTGGTCATATCTTCTCCCGGCCCGGCATATCCCCGCGCTCGTCGCCACCCGCCTTTTCCTCGCCCGTGAAACCGATCGATGCCTTTACGGATCCGGCCTGGTCATTATGCCGTGGGGCCGGTGGGCACCTTACCCGGCATCCCTCAGGAACATTTTCACCGTTTCCGCCGTGTAGGGATGTCGGATCATTCCCTCCAGAATTGCCGGCGTTACGGTAACTATATGGGCGCCCGCCTCGAGCCATTCGACCACATTAAGGATCTCCCGGGTGGACCCGGCGATGATCTTGGTTTTCAGGCCCTGATCGTCGATTAAATCCCGAAGGCGGGTCAGCTCATCGATACTGCTATGGCCCATATTATTGATGCGTCCCCCGAAGATACTCACGTAGGTGGCTCCGGCCAAAGCCGCCAGCAATCCTTGTTGAGCACTCATGCAAGCAGTGACGTTGACGCGGATGTCGTACCGGTTTTCCAGTTCGTACACCACTTCGAGATTGAACAGCTCACCTTCAGGCCCATGGATCGGAACCTTGACGTTGATGTTCTCAGCCCAGGCGGCAAACTCCCGTGCCTGTTCAAGCATCTGCTTCTTCCGATTCCCGGTCACCTCCACCGAGAGGGGGAGCGGACTGATTATGTCCGCAATGGTCTTTTCCAGTTCCCGCAAGGCGGTTTTACCTCGGCCGAGGCCATCTTTTTTCAGGATGGTGGGGTTGGTGGTCACGCCACGGATAACGCCCATCCTCTTGAACCGCTTTATTTCGGCGATATCTCCGGAATCCAAGAATATAGCCATCGAACGCTCCTGAGATTCAGATTGATTTTTCATAGCAGTATAGATCAACCGCAGGGAGATGGAAACAAGACTATCGAATGGCCAGAGCCGAGCCGGCCAGATTGACAAGCTCCCGAGCCGACCGGATGCCGCGTATTCGACGCCAGATATAAGCGGGCCGATAATAGAAACGCCGGAAGAATTCCATCTGGATGGAATCCAATTCAGCCGGGCTGAAAGAAGAGCCGATTCCCGACAGCCCGGGCAATCCGGAAGCGTCGCCGAGGGTATAATCGCGCCAGGGATCTTTCCCCGTTTCCTTCACGAGTTCCTGGTAAACCCGGGAAGGCGGTTGCGGCATCATCTTATTGACCTGGATAAAGTCGCACTCAAGTTCCAGAGCAAAACGGATGGTCGCTTCCACATCGGCACGGGTTTCTCCGGGCCAACCGATGATAAAAAATCCCAGCGTGATGATATTGAACTCCCTGGTCCAGGCCACTGCCTCCCGGATGCTCTCCAAGGGGATATTGCGGTTGAAGCGCTCCAGTATCTCCTGTCGGCCCGACTCCACCCCAAGATTGACCTTGGTTAGGCCGGCTCGTTTCATCATCCCGATCATTTCCCGGTCCAGCAGGTCGGCGCGGGCGCGGATAGACCAATCCACCTTGATGCCCCGGGCGAGAATACGGTCGCACAGTTCCATCACCCTATCCCGGCCCAAAGTAAACGTCTCGTCCTGAAAAAGAATTTCCTTGATCCCGTACCGGCCCGCGCATTCGCCCATCTCCTCGACGGTTTGTTCGGGCAAACGGCTTTGATAACGATCCCGAGGCACGTCGCAGTACGTACAGCCATAAGGACATCCCCGCGAAGAAAGCATCACCGTAATCGGCCAACTCTGGGTCATAACCGTGGTGTAACTGTCGTTGGGCAGGAGATGGCGGGCCGGGAATGGGACTTCGTCCAGGGATCGGGCCGGTTCCGGGTTGGGTTCGGTAAAAACGACCTCCCCACCCTCGCGGTAACACACTCCCTTGATTCCTCCGACGCCCCCGTTGCCGGCGATCGCCCGGACCAGCTGACCCAAGATGTCCCAACCCTCTCCGATAACGCCGTAGTCGATGGCGGAATGAGTCATGACCTCGCCGGGGTAGATCCCCATCTGCACGCCGCCGACCACTACCGGGATCGGGACCAGTTCCTTGAGGCCCTGTATCCAAGAGAGCGTGGGCAGAAAATTCTGAGTACAGAGACTGTAGCAGATCGCGATCGGATCGAATTCCCTGACTGGGGCGGCGGCGGCGGCGGGGCCAATCCCCAAAGCCGAAGCATCGAGAATGCGGACCTCGAAACCGTTCTTTTCCAGATATGCGGCCAGGTAGGCAAGCGAGGTGTTGGGCAGGACATAGGCCCGGCGCGAATACCGGCGGGCGACCCGGGCGGAGTAGAGCTGCTCGGTCACCGCCTGGGGGGGGTTGATGAAAAGAACCCGCGGGCGCGGTCCGGTCATTCCGCCGACTCCCACTTCGCCCGAGATCGCTGAAGCCGGGGGTGGGAGACCAGCAGGTGATGAATCACGGCGTGGAAGGCCTCGGTATGGGGAGTGACCAATTCCGGGTCTACGGGAGGAATGAGCACGCAGACATCGGCTGCTTTCAAAGTGGCCCCGCCGTCCCGGCCCACGATGCCCAGAACCCGGCTGCCTCGTTTCCGGGCGTATTCCAAAGCCGAGACGATATTGGCGCTTATCCCCCGTTCCCGGTCACCGCCGCCGACGGAGAATATTAAAATCGCGTCCTGAGGAGTCAACCGGCTCTCCGACAGCCACCCCGAGAATACGGTCTCCCAGCCATGATCGTTGGTAC
Above is a genomic segment from bacterium containing:
- a CDS encoding transaldolase family protein, translated to MAIFLDSGDIAEIKRFKRMGVIRGVTTNPTILKKDGLGRGKTALRELEKTIADIISPLPLSVEVTGNRKKQMLEQAREFAAWAENINVKVPIHGPEGELFNLEVVYELENRYDIRVNVTACMSAQQGLLAALAGATYVSIFGGRINNMGHSSIDELTRLRDLIDDQGLKTKIIAGSTREILNVVEWLEAGAHIVTVTPAILEGMIRHPYTAETVKMFLRDAG
- a CDS encoding B12-binding domain-containing radical SAM protein, coding for MTGPRPRVLFINPPQAVTEQLYSARVARRYSRRAYVLPNTSLAYLAAYLEKNGFEVRILDASALGIGPAAAAAPVREFDPIAICYSLCTQNFLPTLSWIQGLKELVPIPVVVGGVQMGIYPGEVMTHSAIDYGVIGEGWDILGQLVRAIAGNGGVGGIKGVCYREGGEVVFTEPNPEPARSLDEVPFPARHLLPNDSYTTVMTQSWPITVMLSSRGCPYGCTYCDVPRDRYQSRLPEQTVEEMGECAGRYGIKEILFQDETFTLGRDRVMELCDRILARGIKVDWSIRARADLLDREMIGMMKRAGLTKVNLGVESGRQEILERFNRNIPLESIREAVAWTREFNIITLGFFIIGWPGETRADVEATIRFALELECDFIQVNKMMPQPPSRVYQELVKETGKDPWRDYTLGDASGLPGLSGIGSSFSPAELDSIQMEFFRRFYYRPAYIWRRIRGIRSARELVNLAGSALAIR
- a CDS encoding SIS domain-containing protein; its protein translation is MNHVERYLEELIAIARQLDRSAILNLVEELVSLRERGGRLFVIGVGGSAAAAAHAVNDFRKLAGIEAYAPTDNVSELTARTNDHGWETVFSGWLSESRLTPQDAILIFSVGGGDRERGISANIVSALEYARKRGSRVLGIVGRDGGATLKAADVCVLIPPVDPELVTPHTEAFHAVIHHLLVSHPRLQRSRAKWESAE